The nucleotide sequence GCCCATGGGCAAGAAACGAAACAGTGTTGTGTGTAACGCTCTGGAATGGGAATCCCCTCAATATGATAGTGTAGTGAAGAGTCGGTCGTAGGGCCGGCTTTTTTTTTGAAGGAGCCAAGATGGAAAAACAGAATGTGTTTGCAGGACGATCGTTGTGTGTTATTGAGGATTTTTCCAAAGAAGAACGTATGTACCTCTTTGATCAGGTACGTAATCTTAAGCAAGCGATGGAGCAGAGAGATGAAGAGAAACTTACCCCTTTTAGAATTGATGATAGGGATTTCGGCATCTATGAAGTGTTCCTGGAAGATAGTACCAGGACCAAGGAATCTTTCAAGAATGCTGCCAACTTCCATCATGCAAAAGTCTCTGAACTGAACAGCGACAGTTCTTCCTTCAACAAGGGAGAGAGCTATGCCGATACCTTCAACACCCTGAGTGGATATGAGAATACCATCTTCATCATCCGAAGCAAGGTCGAGGGTGTTACCAGGCATCTGGAAGATGCTTGCGCTGCTTATGCAGAGCGCAATAAACTCTATCGCAAACCGGTATTCATCAATGCAGGGGATGGAAAGCATGAGCATCCTACCCAAGAATTGCTGGATGAGTTCACCTTTCTTGAAGACAATCAATGGAGCAACGAGGAACTGCATCTTGCATTGGTCGGGGATCTATTCCACGGACGAACTGTACACTCAAAAGCTGATGGCCTGAAAATATTCAAGCAGGTCAAGGTGGATTTGGTAGCCCCCGTAGAGCTGGCAATGCCGGAAGTCTACGTGAACCGGATGGAAGAAAATGGTTACCAAGTTCGCATCTTCTCTTCCATCGAAGAATATCTTGCGCAACCTGATGTGGCTTCCAAGTGGTACTTCACTCGTCCACAGCTGGAGCGAATGGGGGACAGGATCCTTCAGAGGCAGGAAGAGCTGCGTCGATCCATTACATTCAGGGAAGAGTTCTTGGACAGGATCAAGGAAGGTACCACCTTCTATCATCCGCTTCCACGACACAAGGTAACTCCCACAATTCCCACCTTCCTTGATGACACACCCCTTAATGGATGGGAACGACAATCGATCAACGGCATGTATGTGAGGATTGTATTGCTTTCACTGCTTGCAGGAAAAATCGGCAGCGAATTTGTCCCTGTGGTTAAAAAGGCAGTGTATGAGAGCGAGGACTACATTACAGAGGTAGACTTGCACTCCCGGGAAACAAAAGAAAAGAGAGTGAGTGAAGGAGTGCAACCAATCCGAAATGGCTTGGTCATTGACCACATTCTCAAGGGAGACAGTCCCGGCGAGATCAGGCGACATATGAGGCTTATCAGCAGTGTGCTTGGCTTGGACGCATATAAAGGTGGGGAGTGGGTAAGTACCAGTGGCCAGGAAGATATCTTCAAAGGCATCATATTTCGGCCAGGTGAGTACAGCCTTGACCGCAAGCAACTCAAGCGGCTGAGTGCAGTAGCTCCTGGTTGCACGCTGAACCTGATCAAGGAGGGGAGGGTCATTAATAAATTCCGCTTGCATCTTCCCCCCCGTATCTATAACTTTGAGGATCTGGCTTGCACGAATGAAGCATGTATCTCCCACCCTGACCAGGGAGAGGGGGTTCCAGCCATGTTCCATCGAACCAAGGACAACACCTTTGTCTGTGCTTTCTGTAACAAGACACACACCTTCAAGGAAATCTGGAAGCGTGGAAATAAATAGGCTAC is from uncultured Sphaerochaeta sp. and encodes:
- a CDS encoding bifunctional aspartate carbamoyltransferase catalytic subunit/aspartate carbamoyltransferase regulatory subunit, with protein sequence MEKQNVFAGRSLCVIEDFSKEERMYLFDQVRNLKQAMEQRDEEKLTPFRIDDRDFGIYEVFLEDSTRTKESFKNAANFHHAKVSELNSDSSSFNKGESYADTFNTLSGYENTIFIIRSKVEGVTRHLEDACAAYAERNKLYRKPVFINAGDGKHEHPTQELLDEFTFLEDNQWSNEELHLALVGDLFHGRTVHSKADGLKIFKQVKVDLVAPVELAMPEVYVNRMEENGYQVRIFSSIEEYLAQPDVASKWYFTRPQLERMGDRILQRQEELRRSITFREEFLDRIKEGTTFYHPLPRHKVTPTIPTFLDDTPLNGWERQSINGMYVRIVLLSLLAGKIGSEFVPVVKKAVYESEDYITEVDLHSRETKEKRVSEGVQPIRNGLVIDHILKGDSPGEIRRHMRLISSVLGLDAYKGGEWVSTSGQEDIFKGIIFRPGEYSLDRKQLKRLSAVAPGCTLNLIKEGRVINKFRLHLPPRIYNFEDLACTNEACISHPDQGEGVPAMFHRTKDNTFVCAFCNKTHTFKEIWKRGNK